DNA sequence from the Streptomyces tsukubensis genome:
GGTGCGGCTGGGCGACGGGGCGCTGCGGCAGATCGCGGCGACCTGTGCCGCGTTCGAGGTCGACGGGATGCGGGCGGACATCGTGATGGCCCGCACGGCGACGGCGCTGGCGGCGTGGGCGGGCCGGGAGGACGTGCTGGCGGAGGACGTCCGGCAGGCGGCCCTGCTGGCGCTGCCGCACCGGCGGCGGCGCAATCCGTTCGACGCGCCCGGCATCGACGAGGACAGGCTCGACGAGACCCTGGAGCGGTTCGCGGATCCGGGCGAGCCGGACGGCGGTCGGGAACCCGACCCCGACCCCGACTCGGACTCGGACTCGGACTCGGACCCCGACCGGGACCCGGATCCGGACGGGGGCGGCGACGGTCCGGGGCCCGGGGGTCCGGGCGGTGGCGGCGGGCTTCCGCCGCAGCACGGGCCGGACGTACCGGGCACGCCCGACGCGCCGTTGGAAGGTGCTGCGTCCGGGGCGCCGGAGGCCGGTGACGGCGGACGGCCCTCCGGCGGCGGGGAGCAGCGGGCGGTGACGGCAGGTGAGCCGTTCCGGACGAAGCCGCTGACCGTGCCCGGGACGGGTGACGGGGCCGCGGGGCGCCGGTCGCGGGCGCGGGCCGAGCACGGCCGGACGACGGGGGCGCGCCGCCCCCGGGGCGGGCTCGGTCCGCTCCATCTGGCCGCGACGATACGGGCGGCCGCGCCCCATCAGCGGACGCGTGGCCGCCGCGGGCCGGGGCTCGTGGTGCGGCGGGACGATCTGCGGCAGTCGGTCCGGGAGGGCCGGGAGTCCAATCTGGTGCTGTTCGTCGTGGACGCGTCCGGGTCGATGGCGGCCCGGCAGCGGATGGGTGCGGTCAAGGGTGCCGTGCTGTCGCTGCTGCTCGACGCCTATCAGCGCCGCGACAAGGTCGGGCTGATCACCTTCCGGGGCCGGGAGGCGGAGCTGGTGCTGCCGCCGACGTCGTCGGTGGACGCGGCCGCGGCCCGGCTCGGCCTGCTGCCGACCGGAGGGCGGACCCCGCTGGCGGCGGGGCTGTTGAAGGCCCATGACGTGCTGCGGGTGGAGCGGATGCGTGATCCGTCGCGCCGTCCGCTGCTGGTCGTGGTCACCGACGGCCGGGCGACCGGCGGCCCGGAGCCGGTGGCGCTGGCTTCCCGGGCGGCGGGGCTGCACGCCTCGGACGGCACGGCTTCGGTGGTGGTGGACTGCGAGTCCGGCCCGGTGAGGCTGGGGCTCGCGAACCGGCTCGCCGGGGAGCTGGGGGGCGTCGTGGTGACGCTCGACGGGCTCCGGGCCGAGGCGATAGCCGGTGTGGTGAAGGACGTTCGTACCGCAGGTGACAGCAGAAGGGCCGCGTGACCATATGCCGCAGGGACAGCCGTCCGTCGTTCCCGACGACGGGCTCACCACTCGCCAGCGCCGTAACCGGCCCCTGGTCTTCGTCCACACGGGACCGGGCAAGGGCAAGTCGACGGCCGCGTTCGGGCTCGCGCTGCGGGCCTGGAACCAGGGCTGGCCGATCGGGGTGTTCCAGTTCGTCAAGTCGGCCAAGTGGAAGGTCGGCGAGGAGCGTGCGCTGACGGTCCTCGGGGCGTCCGGGGAGGGCGGCACGGTCGACTGGCACAAGATGGGCACGGGCTGGTCGTGGGTCCAGCGGGACCGGCAGCTCAGCAACGAGGAAGCGGCCCGTGAGGGCTGGGAGCAGGTCAAGCGGGACCTGGCGCGGGAGACGTACCGGCTGTACGTCCTGGACGAGTTCGCCTATCCGATGCACTGGGGGTGGGTGGATCCCGCGGAGGTGGTCGAGGTGCTGCGGGACCGGCCCGGCAACCAGCATGTGGTGATCACCGGTCGCAACGCCCCCGCGGAACTGGTCGACTATGCCGATCTGGTCACCGAGATGGGCAAGGTCAAGCACCCGATGGACACGGGTCAGAAGGGGCAGCGGGGCATCGAGTGGTAGCACGTCTCGTCGTCGCGGCCCCCTCGTCGGGCAGCGGCAAGACCACGGTGGCGACCGGGCTGATGGCCGCGTTCGCCGGGGCCGGGCTCGCGGTCTCGCCGCACAAGGTCGGTCCCGACTACATCGACCCCGGGTACCACGCCCTGGCCACCGGCCGGCCGGGCCGCAACCTCGACGCCTATCTGTGCGGCCCCGAGCTGGTCGAGCCGCTGTTCCGGCATGGCGCGGAGGGCTGCGATCTGGCCGTCGTGGAAGGCGTGATGGGCCTGTACGACGGGGCGTCGGGGCTCGGTGAGCTGGCGTCCACGGCCCAGGTCGCCAAGTTGCTGCGGGCGCCGGTGGTGCTGGTGGTGGACGCGTCCTCGCAGTCCCGGTCGGTGGCGGCGCTGGCGCACGGGTTCATCTCCTTCGACCCGGAGGTGCGGATCGGCGGGATCATCCTGAACAAGGTCGGCTCCCCGCGCCACGAGGAACTCCTGCGGGATGCGCTGGAGGCGGTGGGGGTGCCGGTGCTCGGGGCGCTGCCGCGGGGTGCCTCGGTGGCGACGCCGTCGCGGCATCTGGGCCTGGTGCCGACGGCGGAGCGCACCACGGAGGCCGTGGAGGCGGTGGCGGCCATGGCGGCCCTGGTGCGGGAGCACTGCGATCTGCCCGGGCTGCTGGCGCTGGCGCGTTCGGCCCCGGCGCTGAGCGCTCCGGCGTGGAGTCCGGTGCCGCAGCAGCGGACCGGGGTGGTTTCCGGGGTGCTCTCCGGAGTGGCTTCGGGGGCGGAGCCGACCGCGCTCCCCCGGGCCCGCGGCCGGGTCTCGCCCGATCTCACGGGCGCGGTGCCGGGCGGTGCGGGGGCCGCAGGACCCGCCGCGGGCGGCCCGGCGAGGGCGAGCCGCGCGGGGCGGGCAGCGGGGACCGGACCGGTGGTCGCGGTCGCGGGAGGTGTGGCGTTCACCTTCGGGTACACGGAGCACACGGAGCTGCTGCGGGCGTACGGCGCCGAGGTCGTCACGTTCGACCCGGTACGGGACACCGCGCTGCCCGAGGGCACTGCGGGCATCGTCATCGGCGGCGGGTTCCCCGAGGTGTACGCGGAGGCGCTGTCCGCGAACGAGCCGATGCGCCGGGCGGTCGCGGAGTTCGCCCGCGGCGGGGGGCCGGTCGCCGCCGAATGCGCGGGGCTGCTGTATCTGACGCGGTCCCTCGACGGGCTGCCGATGTGCGGTGTGCTCGGCGCCGATGCGCGGATGACGCAGCGGCTGACGCTCGGCTACCGGGAAGCGGTCGCCGTCGGAGACAGTGTGCTGGCCGCCGCGGGGACCCGGATCCGGGGGCACGAGTTCCACCGGACCGTGGTCGAGCCGGGTACGGGTGCTTCGCCCGCCTGGGGGCTGCTCAGGCCCGAACGGCGGACCGAGGGGTTCGTGCACCTCGGGGTGCACGCGAGCTACCTCCACACGCACTGGGCAGCCGTGCCGGCCGTCGCCGCCCGGTTTGTGGAGAGGTGCGCCCGGTGAACGGGCGGCCCCGGGAGTGCAAGGGATGACCAACCCCTCTGCAGAAACGCTTCTTCAGGTGTCTGCGTCGGTTCGGTCCGGTGCCGGGTGCGGCCGCCGCCGGGGGTGCTCCGGTGACGTTTGCGCCCCCTGGCAGGGCCCGGGCCGGCGGGCTCCGGGGGTCCACCGCGTACGGGCGGGGGCTGGGTCACTCGGCGAGGCCGACCACCAGCCAGATGAAACCGGCGCCGCCGACCGTGCAGAGCAGGGTGGAGCGCGCGGGGTGGGTGTGGTGTGCCTCCGGCAGGATCTCCGCGGCGGCGAGATACAGCAGCGCGCCGCCGAAGAAGCCGAGGTAGGAGCCGAGCGCCTCCACCGGGATGGTGAACAGCAGGGTCGACGCGGCTCCGACGACGGGTGCGCAGGCGTCCGCGAACAGCATCGCGACTGCCTTGGTCCGGGTGTTCCCGTAGGCGCTGGTCAGCGTGTACGTGTTGAAGCCGTCGGCGAAGTCATGGGCGATGACCGCGAGCGCGACGGTCAGTCCCATCGCCTCCCCGACCTGGAAGGCGGCGCCGATCGCGATGCCGTCCATCAGGCTGTGCCCGACCATCGCGGCGGCTGCCGTGAGCCCCACCTGCGGTACCCGTGGCCGGCCGCCCGGTGCCGGGTCCGCTTCGGTTCCGGGGGCGGGGAGCGCGCCTGTGCCGGAGTCGGCCGCGCCGTGCGCGGCGCTCCGTGCCGCGAGGAGACGTTCCACCAGATGCGCGGTCAGAAAGCCGCCCACGAAGAGCAGCAGCGCCTGCGGTACGCCGAAGACGGGGGTCCCGGCCGCGGCCAGGGCCTCCGGCAGCAGGTCCAGGCCGACGACCCCGAGCATCAGCCCGCCCGCCAGCCCCAGCACGAGGTGGCGGCGGTCGGTGACGCGATGGGCCGCCCAGCCTCCGAACAGCGTCATCAGGAACGCGCCGAGCGCGACGAACACCGCCATGGGCCCTTGCTAGCGGATTGACCCCCGCCGTATCTCCTTCAGACCCGCCCCATTCACCCGTTTGTCCGAGCCCCGGGGCTGTCGACCATCGACGGGCCGGGCACCCGAGAGGACTTCCCCGTATGTCCGACACCGGCCACGGCGGCTCGGTGCCCGCCGGAACACCGGGCGAGGCGCTTCCCCTTCCTTCCCTCAGCCGGCCCCCGGCGGGGGAAGGCCGGGCGGAGGCGGCCGGGGCCGCGGGGCTGGTCGTCGGGGTCGGTGCCTCCCGCGGTACACCCGCCGGAGAGATCCTCGGACTGGTCCGGGACGCCCTGCGGGACGCCGGGCTCGCGCCGGAGGACGTCCGGGAGCTGGCCACCGTGGACACGAAGGCCGGGGAGCCTGGCCTGGTGGCCGCGGCCCGGGCCCTGGGCGTACCCCTGGTGACCCACCCCGCCGAGCGGCTGGCGAGGATCGCCGTACCGCATCCGTCGGACAAGGCCCTCGCGGCCGCCGGTACGCCGTCGGTCGCGGAGGCCGCGGCGCTCGTGGACGGCGGTGAACTCCTCGTACCGAAGCGCAAGTCGGCTCCCCGGGGGCGACCGGCCGGGGCAACGTGCGCCGTGGTGCGCCGTGGCCGCCCGGCCGAGGCCGATCCCGGCCCGGCGCCCCACCGGCCCCCTTCGACGGCGGACGCGCCGGAGGAATCCAGCCGACCGGCCGGACCGGGCAGCGTGGATCCGGCGTCCGTGGACATGATGACCGTCGTGACGGTCGGCAACACGGCCACCCGCGGGAACGCGGGCCGCGCGGAGACCCCGCACGGCATCCGGTGGCAGTCATGACGGCGGACACCCCACCGCCGCACAGACCCGGCGCCCGCACCACGGGCGCGTACGCCCGCGCTCGAAGCGCCCGGGCGGAGGACGCGTGCCCGCACGGCGTCCGGGTCTGCCGCGCCGGAGCAGCCCCCGGGGTGACCGGGCTTCCCGTACGTCCCCTGCCGTGCGGGACCGGCTCACACGGCCCGCACGGCCCGTACAGCCCGTACAGCCCGTACGGAAGCAGCGCACCCGCCCCGCTCGATGCGCCGGTGGATCCGGCGCGCGCGAGGCGCATCCGACCCCTCAGCGGAACGACCGTTGCGGGTGCCGCACGCCCGGCGCAGTCCCTCCTTCCGCGGTCCGCTGCCGGACGGACCGTGCTCCCCGCGCACTCCCGGCGTCCGCCGACGTGGGGCGCGGCAGGCCGCGTACCCCCGGGTGCGCGGCGGAGGACGGCTGACCGAAGCACTCAGCGCATGATCGCCCATGGGGCGGGTACTCCCCCGGAACCGCCCGTTCAAGGACGAAGTGCCAAGGTGGGTTCCGTTTTTGGGGCCCTCCGTGGGAACGTCGTCTTCCGGCCATACCGCGGCGACCTGCCCGCCGCGCTTCACCCTCCGCCGCACCCTCACTCCGGAGCTGCCCCATGAGCCGTGCCCTTCTTCCCAGCGAGCGGGAGCCGCGCTGCGGGCCCCGCACTCGGCCCGGCGGCACGGCCCGCCACCGGGGCTGCGCCGTCACCACGGCGCTCACGCCCCCGCCGTACCACCCCCGCACCCTCCGCACCCCCCACATCAAGGAGATCGCGTGACCACCCCGCCCGTACTGCTGATAGCCGGCCACGGCACCCGGGACGCCACCGGGGCCGATGGGCCCCCGGGCCCGGCCCGGAGGCCCGGCCGCCGCTGCCCCCGGCCGCTCGCCGCCGTGGGCTCCTTCGCCCTGTCGTCGCGGTCGGCCGAGGCCCCCGCACGCCCGGCGCGCGGGGCGGGGCCCGGCTCCGGTGGGGGGAGAGGCTCCAGATCGGGGGTGCATCCCGGGGGCTCCGGCGGGCCGGGGTCCCGCGGAGGACGCCACGGGGAGCCGGGGCTCCTCGCCGATGGCGGAGAACACAGGGAACGCAGGGAACGCAGAGAGCGCGAAGAACACGGGCGCCTCGGGGGACACGGCCCGCACGGAGAGCACAGTGACCACGGCAGCCATGCACACGCCCACTGACCCTTTCGACCTGCGCCACCACGGTGACGCGGAGATGCGGGACGCCGCCGCGGGCCTGACCGACCTCGCGGTGAACGTGCGCACCGGCACTCCGCCCCCGTGGCTGCGCGAACGCATCACGGATTCCCTGGTGTCCCTGGCCGCCTATCCGGACGGCCGGGCCGCTCGCACCGCCGTCGCCGAACGGCACGGCCTGCCGTCCCGGCGGGTTCTGCTGACGGCCGGGGCCGCGGAGGCGTTCGTCCTGATCGCCCGGGTCGCCGGGGAGTTGGGCGTACGGCGTCCTCTGGTCGTGCATCCTCAGTTCACCGAGCCGGAGGCGGCGCTGCGGGACGCCGGGTTCGCGGTGTCCCGGCTGCTGCTGCGCGAAGCGGAGGGCTTCGCACTCGACCCGTCGGCGGTGCCGGACGACGCCGACCTGGTGGTGATCGGCAATCCGACGAACCCGACGTCCGTGCTGCACCCGGCGTCCGCGATCGCCGCGCTGGCCCGTCCGGGGCGGCTGCTGGTGGTGGACGAGGCGTTCATGGACGCGGTTCCGGACGAGGCCGAGACTCTCGCGGACCGTACCGACGTCCCCGGGCTGATCGTGCTGCGCAGCCTCACCAAGACCTGGGGGCTGGCGGGGCTGCGGGTCGGCTACGTCCTCGCGGAACCGGAGACGGTGGACGCGCTGGAGCGGGCGCAGCCGTTGTGGCCGGTGTCGACCCCTGCGCTCGCGGCGGCCGAGGCGTGCATGGACCCCGCGGCGCTGAAGGAGGCCGAACAGGCGGCCCGGCAGATCGCGGTCGAGCGGGCCCATCTGCTGGCCGGGCTCGCGGAGTTCGAGGAGGTCAGGGTGGTGGCCGCGGCGGAGGCGTCGTTCGTGCTGCTGCATGTGCGCCACGGTGCGGCGGTACGGGAGCGGCTGCGGCGGCTGGGGTTCGCCACCCGGCGGGGAGATACGTTCCCCGGGCTCGGGCCGGAGTGGATCCGGATCGCCGTCCGGGACCGGGTGACCACGAACCGGTTCCTCCAGGCCCTGGACCAGGCACTGGCGATGGTCGGCGCCTGAGCCCGCCGGGCGGGTCCGGGCGGGCGGCCGGTGCCCGCTGCCGGGGTCGCGACCGCTCCGCCTCCGGGCCGCGTCGGCCGGGTGCCCGCTGGGTATAGGACGTTCGCCCGGCGGACTCCCTGCCGGACTGTGACCGGAAAGAGAGCCGGCGTGAACCGGAACCGACGACGAGTGGTGGCCTCCGCGGCCCTGGTGTTCCTGGCCGCGGAGGCGGCCGCCGTGCAGTTGTTCCTCCCCGCGCGGCAGAGTGTCCGGCTGGGAATCTGCGGCGGGCTGACCGGCGCGACCGCGTTATGGCTCTGGGCGATGCTGCGATGTCGTCCGGCGAGCGGTGAATCCTGTACGCCCCGGCCGCCGCGGGCCCCCGGGGTGCCCGAATGCGAGGGCGGACGCGTCAGCGCCGCCCGCTCCCACGGCCGCGGTTCGCGGCTGCCCTGACGCGCCGAGCGTACGCCCGCGCAGACCGCGCCCTCCGGTCCGGGCCGCACCGCCGTCGGAACCCGGGCCGGGCGGGCGGAATCGGCCGGAGCCCGGCGGTTTCCGGTCGTCGTGGGGCCAACGGCGCGTATTGCCGCGCCTGCTGGCCATGATCGGCTGGGGCGCGCCGGACCGTGCCCCGCCGGTGGCCGTCGGTGGCCGCCGGTGTTCCGCCCCGGTCGGTATCTGCCGG
Encoded proteins:
- a CDS encoding ZIP family metal transporter gives rise to the protein MAVFVALGAFLMTLFGGWAAHRVTDRRHLVLGLAGGLMLGVVGLDLLPEALAAAGTPVFGVPQALLLFVGGFLTAHLVERLLAARSAAHGAADSGTGALPAPGTEADPAPGGRPRVPQVGLTAAAAMVGHSLMDGIAIGAAFQVGEAMGLTVALAVIAHDFADGFNTYTLTSAYGNTRTKAVAMLFADACAPVVGAASTLLFTIPVEALGSYLGFFGGALLYLAAAEILPEAHHTHPARSTLLCTVGGAGFIWLVVGLAE
- the cobC gene encoding Rv2231c family pyridoxal phosphate-dependent protein CobC; this translates as MHTPTDPFDLRHHGDAEMRDAAAGLTDLAVNVRTGTPPPWLRERITDSLVSLAAYPDGRAARTAVAERHGLPSRRVLLTAGAAEAFVLIARVAGELGVRRPLVVHPQFTEPEAALRDAGFAVSRLLLREAEGFALDPSAVPDDADLVVIGNPTNPTSVLHPASAIAALARPGRLLVVDEAFMDAVPDEAETLADRTDVPGLIVLRSLTKTWGLAGLRVGYVLAEPETVDALERAQPLWPVSTPALAAAEACMDPAALKEAEQAARQIAVERAHLLAGLAEFEEVRVVAAAEASFVLLHVRHGAAVRERLRRLGFATRRGDTFPGLGPEWIRIAVRDRVTTNRFLQALDQALAMVGA
- the cobO gene encoding cob(I)yrinic acid a,c-diamide adenosyltransferase, with protein sequence MPQGQPSVVPDDGLTTRQRRNRPLVFVHTGPGKGKSTAAFGLALRAWNQGWPIGVFQFVKSAKWKVGEERALTVLGASGEGGTVDWHKMGTGWSWVQRDRQLSNEEAAREGWEQVKRDLARETYRLYVLDEFAYPMHWGWVDPAEVVEVLRDRPGNQHVVITGRNAPAELVDYADLVTEMGKVKHPMDTGQKGQRGIEW
- a CDS encoding cobyrinate a,c-diamide synthase, giving the protein MVARLVVAAPSSGSGKTTVATGLMAAFAGAGLAVSPHKVGPDYIDPGYHALATGRPGRNLDAYLCGPELVEPLFRHGAEGCDLAVVEGVMGLYDGASGLGELASTAQVAKLLRAPVVLVVDASSQSRSVAALAHGFISFDPEVRIGGIILNKVGSPRHEELLRDALEAVGVPVLGALPRGASVATPSRHLGLVPTAERTTEAVEAVAAMAALVREHCDLPGLLALARSAPALSAPAWSPVPQQRTGVVSGVLSGVASGAEPTALPRARGRVSPDLTGAVPGGAGAAGPAAGGPARASRAGRAAGTGPVVAVAGGVAFTFGYTEHTELLRAYGAEVVTFDPVRDTALPEGTAGIVIGGGFPEVYAEALSANEPMRRAVAEFARGGGPVAAECAGLLYLTRSLDGLPMCGVLGADARMTQRLTLGYREAVAVGDSVLAAAGTRIRGHEFHRTVVEPGTGASPAWGLLRPERRTEGFVHLGVHASYLHTHWAAVPAVAARFVERCAR
- a CDS encoding putative cobaltochelatase, translating into MSSTTYPFTALVGQDDLRLALLLNAVSPRVGGVLVRGEKGTAKSTAVRALAALLPAVAVVPGCRFSCDPGEPDTGCPDGPHETGAGGQRPARMVELPVGASEDRLVGALDMERALAEGVKSFEPGLLADAHRGILYVDEVNLLHDHLVDVLLDAAAMGASYVEREGVSVRHAARFLLVGTMNPEEGELRPQLLDRFGLTVEVSASREPEQRVEVVRRRLAFDDDPVGFAAHWAGEEDVLRDRVTAARALLPRVRLGDGALRQIAATCAAFEVDGMRADIVMARTATALAAWAGREDVLAEDVRQAALLALPHRRRRNPFDAPGIDEDRLDETLERFADPGEPDGGREPDPDPDSDSDSDSDPDRDPDPDGGGDGPGPGGPGGGGGLPPQHGPDVPGTPDAPLEGAASGAPEAGDGGRPSGGGEQRAVTAGEPFRTKPLTVPGTGDGAAGRRSRARAEHGRTTGARRPRGGLGPLHLAATIRAAAPHQRTRGRRGPGLVVRRDDLRQSVREGRESNLVLFVVDASGSMAARQRMGAVKGAVLSLLLDAYQRRDKVGLITFRGREAELVLPPTSSVDAAAARLGLLPTGGRTPLAAGLLKAHDVLRVERMRDPSRRPLLVVVTDGRATGGPEPVALASRAAGLHASDGTASVVVDCESGPVRLGLANRLAGELGGVVVTLDGLRAEAIAGVVKDVRTAGDSRRAA